In the Candidatus Electrothrix rattekaaiensis genome, one interval contains:
- a CDS encoding GDP-L-fucose synthase: MPTAPSSPLTDAVIYVAGHRGLVGSAICRALEQQGCTKILTRTHAELNLTDQAAVRAFFADKQPDYVFLSAAKVGGIHANDSLPADFIRDNLLIQTNIIDAAYQCGSKKLLFLGSSCIYPKFAPQPMQEAHLLTGELEPTNEWYAIAKIAGIKMCQAYHKQHGFNAISLMPTNLYGPGDNFDLRNSHVLPALIRKFHEAKVQGLSEVEIWGTGTPKREFLHVDDLAAACIFLMKKYDDPAIVNVGSGEEVSIAELARLVAEAVGYEGAVRYNKNMPDGTPRKFLDVSRLSALGWSSQITLKQGIADTYAWFLAHEDALRK, translated from the coding sequence ATGCCCACAGCTCCTTCTTCCCCCCTTACCGATGCAGTGATCTATGTTGCAGGCCACCGGGGTCTGGTGGGTTCTGCCATCTGCCGCGCCCTAGAGCAACAGGGCTGCACCAAGATCCTGACCCGCACCCATGCCGAACTGAATCTGACCGATCAAGCTGCTGTCCGTGCCTTCTTTGCCGACAAGCAGCCAGACTATGTCTTTCTCTCGGCAGCCAAGGTCGGCGGTATCCATGCCAATGACAGCCTGCCTGCCGACTTTATCCGCGACAACCTCCTGATCCAGACCAACATCATTGATGCGGCCTATCAATGCGGAAGCAAAAAGCTGCTCTTCCTTGGTTCCTCCTGCATCTATCCTAAGTTTGCGCCCCAACCCATGCAGGAAGCACATCTGCTCACCGGCGAACTGGAACCCACCAATGAGTGGTATGCCATTGCCAAGATCGCGGGTATTAAGATGTGTCAAGCCTACCATAAGCAGCACGGCTTCAATGCTATCAGCCTGATGCCCACCAACCTGTACGGGCCCGGAGATAATTTTGATCTCCGAAATTCCCATGTCCTGCCCGCCCTGATCCGCAAATTCCATGAGGCCAAGGTCCAAGGTCTGTCTGAGGTAGAGATCTGGGGAACAGGCACACCCAAACGGGAATTCCTGCATGTGGACGACCTTGCAGCAGCCTGTATCTTCCTGATGAAAAAGTACGATGATCCTGCTATCGTCAATGTAGGGTCAGGAGAAGAGGTAAGCATTGCCGAGCTGGCCCGCCTTGTGGCCGAGGCGGTGGGCTACGAAGGAGCTGTGCGCTATAATAAGAACATGCCGGACGGCACACCGAGAAAGTTCCTTGATGTCTCCAGGCTCTCAGCCCTAGGCTGGAGCAGCCAGATAACCCTGAAGCAGGGTATAGCAGATACCTATGCCTGGTTCCTGGCCCATGAGGATGCGTTGAGGAAATAA
- a CDS encoding flavodoxin family protein: MSRQKTLILDGTRAEDGNLDSICNLLADFLLQDNGTKAERIKLKDIKINHCIGCFQCWTKTPGKCIYVDAGNDILEKFINSDTVILITPVVFGGYSSELKKIVDRLLPVALPFFKKTKHDETHHPPRYLLRPRFVGIGIHPRPREEVRRCFKTLVGRNAINADVDYTAEIVSESASPETLRARFRELLARTDRLPWGNELALLLPPATVAKPETPPNTGRALLIIGSPKRKDSCTSAVLGEHLLKRLVRHKWETESLCLTEDIQDSKGRSTLCAAVDQADAIIISFPLYIDSLPFLMTKAIEIIASHRARIKNDRKQKLYVLINNGFPESLQCAVALAICHNFSTECGMTWSGAITLGAGEALVSGQPLAGFKGGALRPPLLYVIRALNITADAIAMGCPIPEKAVRLIAKKPLPFISFDAWRWLFMQVSSKKWKKMAKQHALAKQRLFDKPYTN; encoded by the coding sequence ATGTCACGACAGAAAACACTAATTTTGGACGGAACACGCGCTGAAGACGGAAATCTTGATTCAATATGCAATCTTCTGGCCGATTTTTTGTTGCAGGATAACGGAACGAAAGCAGAAAGAATCAAGTTGAAGGACATAAAAATCAATCACTGTATCGGCTGTTTTCAATGCTGGACAAAAACACCCGGCAAATGCATTTATGTTGATGCCGGAAACGATATCCTTGAAAAATTCATCAACAGCGATACGGTCATTCTCATTACACCGGTTGTCTTCGGGGGCTATTCATCCGAGCTAAAAAAAATCGTGGACCGTCTGCTGCCGGTCGCTCTCCCATTCTTTAAAAAAACGAAGCACGATGAGACGCACCATCCTCCGCGCTATCTGCTGCGTCCCCGTTTTGTTGGAATTGGAATTCACCCTCGGCCCCGAGAAGAGGTTCGCCGTTGTTTCAAAACACTTGTCGGGAGGAACGCGATAAACGCCGATGTGGATTATACCGCAGAAATTGTCAGCGAATCGGCTTCCCCGGAAACCCTTCGCGCTCGCTTCCGAGAACTGCTCGCCAGAACAGATCGACTGCCTTGGGGTAATGAACTTGCCCTATTGCTGCCGCCCGCTACCGTTGCCAAACCAGAAACCCCACCAAATACCGGCAGGGCACTGCTCATTATCGGTAGTCCAAAACGCAAAGATTCCTGTACCTCCGCTGTCCTAGGAGAACATCTGCTAAAAAGGCTTGTTCGGCACAAATGGGAAACTGAGTCACTGTGCCTTACCGAGGACATACAAGATTCCAAGGGGCGCAGTACGCTCTGTGCCGCTGTGGACCAAGCTGATGCAATTATCATTTCATTCCCGCTATATATTGACTCACTCCCGTTCCTAATGACAAAGGCGATTGAGATCATTGCTTCACATCGTGCAAGAATAAAAAATGATCGAAAACAAAAACTTTACGTTTTGATCAATAACGGGTTCCCTGAGTCACTCCAGTGTGCTGTGGCTTTGGCGATCTGTCATAATTTTTCTACCGAATGCGGTATGACTTGGAGCGGAGCAATCACACTGGGAGCAGGCGAAGCTCTGGTCAGCGGTCAGCCACTCGCTGGCTTCAAAGGAGGAGCTTTGCGCCCTCCTCTTCTCTATGTGATTCGAGCACTTAATATTACCGCTGATGCTATTGCAATGGGATGTCCGATACCTGAAAAAGCGGTACGACTCATCGCAAAAAAACCTTTACCGTTCATTTCCTTTGATGCATGGCGGTGGCTGTTTATGCAAGTAAGCAGCAAAAAATGGAAAAAAATGGCGAAACAGCATGCACTCGCAAAACAAAGATTATTTGATAAACCGTATACGAACTAG
- a CDS encoding COR domain-containing protein has product MLPVGHGRRVTTGKEEQAMGYDKALRRIKEAGETGATELSLAGQGLTELPSQLFELTNLTHLDLSNIQLTEFPAELFQMTNLAVLGLNNLQLSSLPPELFQLTKLTVLSLWGNKLIRLPPEIGQLTDLTELGLAGNPLGGLPSELYQLTSLTFLDLRLTQQTSLSPKIDQLTNLSWLGLDVNLLTSLPPELFQLTSLTQLGLGNNQLTSLSPEILQLTNLKGLNLQDTPLTSPPYELAVQGIEAIREYFASAEEGTRTVSEVKVILVGEGASGKTSLTRCLREERFNAHEETTHGIRIKPWQLDTADHSLRCNLWDFGGQEIMHATHQFFLSRRSLYVLVLDGRRDERPEYWLRYIESFGGGSPVLVVLNKYDTNPGFDLNRPFLKKKYPFIVDFFRTSCATGNGIRDFRQALKEQLGKVPLTRNEWPESWFRAKERLEKLNDPCISYEDCEALCRDAGVKGEISQQVLVDFLHDLGIVIHFTEFDLADNHVLDPKWVTEAVYKIINAPSIAERKGLFRKDDLREILRYEEGDTYRYQWRDHGYFIELMRKFELCYELEDGEVLIPDLLEVSEPEFAFDDRDALRFLLEYKDFLPPSIMPRFIVKRHKEIKDRLRWRTGVVLEHPLLEATAVVRADNEARRIHITVTGRERKVYLALIWLSLREIHAGFEGLKVDERIPMPDNPDITEDYQTLLNYAEQGLEKIIPKGTKKAYSVQELLDGVHFDNPSEGEKMLALADGERKDGGLPGLIKKLNRYVEGDLELFGLKINYKNITEDILNRERK; this is encoded by the coding sequence ATGGGCGAAGGGTAACAACAGGAAAGGAGGAACAGGCGATGGGGTATGACAAGGCATTGCGGAGGATCAAGGAGGCAGGGGAGACTGGGGCAACGGAGCTTAGCCTTGCAGGGCAAGGGTTGACCGAGTTACCCTCACAACTCTTTGAGTTGACCAATCTTACCCACCTTGACCTTAGCAATATTCAACTTACCGAGTTTCCGGCTGAACTCTTTCAGATGACCAATCTCGCTGTACTTGGACTCAACAATCTTCAACTATCTTCTCTGCCACCAGAACTCTTTCAACTAACCAAACTCACCGTACTTTCCCTCTGGGGCAACAAACTGATCAGGCTACCCCCGGAAATAGGTCAACTGACTGACCTCACCGAACTTGGCCTCGCTGGGAACCCGTTAGGAGGATTGCCTTCAGAACTTTATCAGCTAACCAGCCTGACCTTTCTCGACCTCCGCCTCACCCAGCAAACTTCCCTTTCCCCGAAAATCGATCAATTGACCAACCTGAGTTGGCTTGGTCTCGACGTCAACCTACTAACCTCCCTACCCCCTGAACTCTTTCAGTTGACCAGCCTGACTCAGCTTGGTCTCGGGAATAACCAGCTTACCTCTTTGTCCCCAGAAATACTTCAACTAACCAACTTAAAAGGGCTTAATCTTCAAGACACCCCCCTTACCTCCCCACCCTACGAACTCGCCGTCCAAGGCATAGAAGCCATCCGCGAATACTTTGCCTCTGCCGAAGAAGGCACTCGCACAGTTTCCGAGGTCAAGGTCATCCTTGTCGGTGAAGGCGCATCAGGCAAGACCTCCCTCACCCGCTGTCTCCGGGAGGAGCGGTTCAACGCCCACGAGGAAACCACCCACGGCATTCGCATTAAACCCTGGCAGCTGGACACCGCTGACCACTCCCTGCGCTGCAACCTCTGGGACTTTGGTGGTCAGGAGATCATGCACGCCACCCACCAGTTTTTCCTGTCCCGCCGCAGTCTCTATGTCCTGGTGCTGGACGGCAGGCGGGACGAGCGGCCCGAGTACTGGCTGCGCTACATCGAATCCTTCGGGGGCGGTTCGCCGGTGCTGGTGGTGCTCAACAAGTACGACACCAATCCTGGCTTTGATCTCAACCGCCCCTTCCTCAAGAAGAAATACCCCTTTATCGTGGACTTCTTCCGCACATCCTGCGCCACCGGCAACGGCATCCGGGACTTCCGCCAGGCCCTGAAGGAGCAACTGGGCAAAGTGCCACTGACCCGCAATGAATGGCCGGAAAGCTGGTTCCGGGCAAAGGAGCGGCTGGAGAAGCTGAACGATCCCTGCATCAGCTATGAAGACTGCGAGGCCCTGTGCCGGGATGCCGGGGTCAAGGGTGAGATCAGCCAGCAGGTGCTGGTGGATTTTCTCCACGATCTGGGCATTGTCATCCACTTTACCGAGTTCGATCTGGCCGACAATCATGTCCTGGACCCCAAATGGGTGACCGAGGCCGTGTATAAGATTATCAATGCGCCTTCCATTGCCGAGCGCAAGGGGCTGTTCCGCAAGGATGATCTGCGGGAGATTCTTCGGTATGAAGAGGGCGATACCTACCGCTACCAGTGGCGGGATCACGGCTATTTCATTGAGCTGATGCGCAAGTTCGAGCTGTGCTACGAGCTGGAAGACGGCGAGGTGCTTATCCCGGACCTGCTGGAGGTCTCAGAACCTGAGTTCGCCTTTGATGACCGGGATGCACTCCGTTTCCTGCTGGAGTATAAGGACTTCCTGCCCCCCTCCATCATGCCCCGCTTCATCGTCAAGCGGCATAAGGAGATAAAAGACAGGCTGCGCTGGCGCACCGGGGTTGTGCTGGAGCATCCCCTGCTGGAGGCCACGGCGGTGGTCCGGGCGGACAACGAGGCCCGGCGCATCCATATCACGGTCACAGGCAGGGAGCGCAAAGTCTACCTGGCCCTGATTTGGCTCTCCCTGCGGGAGATTCATGCTGGCTTTGAAGGACTGAAGGTGGATGAACGCATCCCGATGCCGGACAACCCTGACATCACCGAGGATTACCAGACCCTGCTGAACTATGCGGAACAGGGGCTGGAAAAGATTATCCCCAAAGGGACGAAAAAGGCGTACAGTGTGCAGGAGCTGCTGGACGGTGTGCATTTCGACAACCCAAGTGAGGGCGAAAAGATGCTGGCTTTAGCTGATGGAGAAAGGAAGGACGGAGGGCTGCCGGGCCTGATAAAGAAGCTGAACAGGTATGTTGAAGGAGATTTGGAGCTGTTCGGCTTGAAAATCAACTACAAAAATATTACCGAGGATATTCTGAACAGGGAGCGGAAGTAG
- the cysS gene encoding cysteine--tRNA ligase yields the protein MKIYNTLTRKKEIFFPREEGHVRLYVCGITSYDYCHIGHARSVLVFDMVVRYLRYRGYKVTFVRNFTDIDDKIIARAAEQGVDSGQLAERFIHEFYTDMDALGVLRADIEPKATEHIQEMIDLVQDLIEKGLAYPAGGDVYYRVRKFADYGTLSGRKLEDMQAGARIDVNEQKEDPMDFVLWKGAKPGEPKWASPWGEGRPGWHIECSAMSRKYLGENFDIHGGGKDLIFPHHENELAQSVGANECSFANLWMHHGFVTIKDEKMSKSLGNFLTIRDVLREYPAETLRLFIFSTQYRNPLDFSETALQDAQIGLDRMYDCLAEITGLVQAADADLGGTDAVAPVIGQKDRKKIASLQQRFEAAMDNDFNTAQALGHLFDGVKVLNKACRLLDSQQAAVEDLELLQQAGATFQDLAGLLGVLQQDPVQYLQDKKDTLLASLTLSEEEINSFIKERNAAREKKDWAASDAVRDKLLVHNVELHDGPYGTTWDVKA from the coding sequence ATGAAGATATATAACACACTGACACGAAAAAAGGAAATCTTCTTCCCACGTGAAGAAGGCCATGTCCGGCTTTATGTCTGCGGGATAACCTCTTACGATTATTGCCATATCGGGCATGCCCGCTCGGTCCTAGTCTTTGATATGGTGGTCCGTTACTTGCGCTATCGCGGATACAAAGTTACTTTTGTACGTAACTTTACAGATATCGACGATAAAATCATTGCCAGAGCTGCTGAACAAGGAGTTGATTCCGGTCAGCTTGCAGAGCGATTTATTCATGAATTTTATACGGACATGGATGCACTCGGGGTGCTTAGGGCTGATATCGAGCCAAAGGCCACAGAGCATATCCAGGAGATGATTGATCTGGTTCAGGATCTTATCGAGAAAGGACTTGCCTATCCTGCTGGCGGGGATGTCTATTATCGGGTACGGAAGTTTGCTGACTACGGAACCCTTTCTGGACGGAAACTGGAAGACATGCAGGCTGGTGCCCGGATAGACGTCAATGAGCAGAAGGAAGATCCTATGGATTTTGTTCTCTGGAAGGGAGCAAAGCCTGGGGAGCCCAAATGGGCGAGCCCTTGGGGCGAGGGGCGTCCAGGCTGGCATATTGAATGTTCTGCTATGAGCCGTAAGTACCTCGGGGAGAATTTTGATATCCACGGTGGCGGCAAGGATCTGATTTTTCCCCATCATGAAAATGAGCTGGCCCAGTCTGTTGGTGCCAATGAGTGCTCCTTTGCCAATCTCTGGATGCACCACGGCTTTGTCACGATCAAGGATGAAAAGATGTCCAAGTCCTTGGGAAATTTTTTAACGATCCGTGACGTGCTCAGGGAATATCCGGCAGAAACTTTGCGGCTTTTTATCTTCTCCACCCAGTATCGTAATCCCTTGGATTTCAGCGAGACTGCCTTGCAGGATGCCCAAATCGGTCTGGACAGGATGTATGATTGCTTGGCCGAAATTACCGGGCTTGTTCAAGCAGCAGATGCCGATCTAGGTGGTACTGATGCAGTGGCCCCGGTGATCGGGCAGAAAGATCGGAAGAAGATCGCGTCATTGCAACAGCGTTTTGAGGCGGCAATGGATAATGATTTCAATACGGCTCAAGCCCTGGGGCATCTTTTTGACGGAGTCAAGGTGTTAAACAAGGCATGCAGGCTGCTGGACTCACAGCAAGCTGCTGTTGAGGACTTGGAGCTTCTTCAGCAGGCCGGAGCGACTTTTCAGGACTTGGCTGGGTTGCTCGGTGTGCTGCAACAAGACCCGGTGCAGTACCTCCAGGATAAAAAAGATACGCTCTTAGCCTCGCTCACCCTGTCTGAGGAAGAGATCAACAGCTTCATCAAGGAGAGGAATGCGGCTCGGGAGAAGAAAGACTGGGCTGCAAGCGATGCAGTTCGGGATAAGCTGCTGGTGCATAATGTGGAGTTGCACGATGGCCCGTACGGAACAACTTGGGATGTGAAGGCATAG
- a CDS encoding diguanylate cyclase encodes MPNTLQINELVDNRYLILKKLGKGGMSVVYRALDKEDAKEVALKFLNPVNTLPYLELVVKFRNEVKVVSKLDHPNIIKFHDTGDYNGIPYLVTEVLEGDSLAGLLKKSTKFNTNEAFALIGKVAEALDCVHSHNIIHRDVKPSNIFVVNSAMGQPEIKLLDFGLAHIMELSDFDKEHDMSGTFAYMSPEATGIIRKQLDERSDLYSVGVILYYLLTRRLPFQSSNTAELLHQIAAMKAAPLHKLNPHLPDVIVHMVNRLLAKDQDERYQSAKGLLYDIEKFLQGDQDFVIGEKDRNELRLTYQTKLVGRENELTQIKKLINRAARKQGGICLIGGEPGVGKTRLVKAIKEYVYLRGYTKGEVFFESHCIDRENKIPYQSFSHALDEFIQKTNRAGVQEREKETKRIRALAGELGAVLMKLNPNLEELLGPVPDLPTLDPEKENIRFIITASHFICNLVREDQVGILFLDDLQWADEGSLRLLEHIGTHIRTSNLLILGTYRSNEVDEQHALSKIKEKTDIQGDILTDIQMKPLTGDRVVNMVANLLKEKNDHVHDVAKYLAEKTEGNPFFTITLLKEIVEQHAIIREQGVCRIDQKKINTLNLPNNIVDMLLLRTKALPEELEHLLKISAVIGKEFKLYLLYRLIEKDSMTIMNLIDQAVKRNLLEYSLSDRGSVYFAHDRIREAFLAKISEQERSKYHLQISRFLLKQYKGKEEEILFELTYHLMEGGDEEKGLDYAIRAGEKAKETYACQDAIVYYIYAQEIFEKNNVSSALYINLLENLGESYRMIGKFQKSLEILNLSNTLIPETDPISKSRILSKIGDTLFEKGELENSFHILEQALRLVGIRIPQSELSVNLHIAVEFARQMLHTWLPNLFLRHTPCSNPYNITSLRMLNKLYRGYSFNDMKKGMYCHLKSLNLAERAGPCSELTYGYILGGIIWSLLSWSTRALRDARKGLKMTLETGDKLLEGSAYFSLSVVHFMCNNTQEGLKYSQKGIWMLKGLGEYWDLGAGYVFNIQYNIITGRLNEAISVSEEFLTLAKETQALQNLGWAMLLRGKSLALMEEVGDAIIEEMKRAILLLDQTNDKANFLFGTSMLTSVYSRKGEYHNTLQAAEETFKLIPTHYSYGSWTLELFPACAQGYLDSLRNINNLSDQQQRKYFKRARWFCHNALRRSKRFKFIAGWAYQVNGTYFWLVGKKNEAIRYWKTGIQFLREQTEDAYRLGYILMESGSFLIQDTVPDHREKAKKYLAEAQNLFKDIGAKADYKKTLAIAGIKEQLSLEQEPFHEQETTPQLQFSSERKIMTALETSRYLSSILDLDELLEKIMDKTIELLGAEKGILFLYPEDSNRLKELEVRVARNVECIGPEDDTFFTSRSIVKKVEQEKVPLIIEDAVTDNIFREQESVINYGMRSVLCVPIQHRNTLLGVIYLDNRMISGLFNREDLWVLELISSQAAVSIENARLFKQSVMDALTGIYNRAYFDNFLLHSTEEALRNNGKLSLLLIDVDKFKTFNDTFGHQIGDIVLKTVAQKIKKSIRKHDVAARYGGDEFAVILPETGREEAGRIGEKINRTIDKNKVIHESDNGKDILHITVSIGVAELAGNDRTELVENADKALYRVKELGRNCVVTWE; translated from the coding sequence ATGCCGAATACGTTGCAAATAAATGAACTGGTTGACAACAGGTACCTCATCCTGAAGAAACTCGGCAAGGGTGGGATGTCTGTGGTGTATCGTGCCCTAGATAAAGAAGATGCCAAAGAAGTTGCGCTCAAATTTCTGAACCCCGTCAATACACTCCCTTATCTTGAATTGGTCGTTAAGTTCAGAAACGAAGTCAAGGTGGTCAGCAAACTTGATCATCCTAATATTATTAAATTCCATGATACGGGAGATTATAACGGCATACCCTACTTGGTCACGGAGGTGCTGGAAGGAGACAGCCTAGCAGGCTTGTTGAAAAAAAGTACCAAATTCAACACAAATGAAGCCTTTGCCCTTATCGGTAAAGTTGCCGAAGCTCTGGACTGTGTTCATTCTCATAATATTATTCATCGGGATGTCAAACCAAGTAATATCTTTGTAGTGAACAGCGCAATGGGGCAACCTGAAATAAAGCTGCTCGATTTCGGCCTAGCCCATATCATGGAGCTGAGTGATTTTGACAAAGAACATGATATGTCAGGAACCTTTGCGTATATGTCACCAGAGGCGACCGGTATCATACGCAAGCAGCTTGACGAACGAAGTGATCTTTATTCCGTCGGAGTAATTCTTTATTACCTGCTGACGAGACGCCTCCCCTTCCAATCTTCCAACACAGCGGAGTTGCTTCACCAGATCGCGGCCATGAAAGCTGCGCCCCTGCATAAGTTGAATCCTCACCTGCCCGACGTAATCGTCCATATGGTCAACCGGCTACTGGCCAAGGACCAGGACGAACGATATCAGAGTGCCAAAGGACTCCTTTATGATATTGAAAAATTTTTACAAGGCGACCAGGACTTTGTCATAGGGGAGAAGGACCGGAACGAGCTACGGCTCACCTATCAGACCAAACTTGTGGGCAGAGAGAATGAACTGACCCAAATAAAAAAACTGATCAACAGGGCCGCACGCAAACAGGGGGGCATCTGTCTTATCGGAGGAGAACCCGGAGTCGGAAAGACCAGATTGGTTAAAGCAATCAAGGAATATGTTTATCTCCGTGGTTATACCAAGGGTGAAGTATTTTTCGAGAGCCATTGTATAGATAGGGAAAACAAAATTCCGTACCAGTCCTTTAGTCATGCTCTAGATGAATTTATTCAAAAAACAAACAGAGCAGGTGTACAGGAAAGAGAGAAAGAAACAAAAAGAATACGGGCATTGGCCGGAGAACTCGGTGCTGTCCTCATGAAACTGAATCCCAACCTGGAAGAGCTGTTGGGACCAGTGCCTGATCTGCCCACATTGGATCCGGAAAAAGAAAACATCAGGTTTATCATAACAGCCTCCCATTTTATCTGTAATCTTGTTCGGGAAGATCAGGTCGGCATTCTCTTTTTAGATGATCTACAATGGGCTGACGAAGGGAGCCTGCGCCTGTTGGAACACATAGGAACCCATATCCGGACATCCAATCTGCTGATCCTCGGAACCTACAGAAGTAATGAGGTAGATGAACAGCATGCTCTGAGCAAAATAAAGGAGAAAACGGACATCCAAGGGGATATTCTAACCGATATACAGATGAAGCCCCTTACTGGGGACAGGGTCGTGAACATGGTGGCGAACCTGCTCAAGGAAAAAAACGATCATGTCCATGATGTTGCAAAATATCTCGCAGAGAAAACCGAAGGAAACCCGTTTTTCACCATTACCCTGCTCAAAGAAATTGTCGAGCAACACGCGATTATTCGCGAGCAGGGTGTTTGCAGAATTGACCAAAAAAAAATAAACACTCTAAATCTGCCAAACAACATTGTTGATATGTTGTTACTACGGACCAAGGCCCTGCCAGAGGAACTGGAACATCTGCTCAAAATAAGTGCTGTCATTGGTAAGGAGTTCAAGCTTTACCTGCTCTACAGGCTGATAGAAAAAGACTCCATGACTATCATGAATCTGATAGATCAGGCTGTCAAAAGAAACCTGCTGGAGTATTCGCTCAGCGACAGAGGATCGGTGTACTTTGCCCATGATCGCATAAGAGAGGCGTTTCTTGCAAAGATATCCGAGCAGGAGAGATCAAAATATCATTTGCAAATCAGCCGATTCCTGTTGAAGCAGTACAAGGGTAAGGAGGAGGAGATACTCTTTGAATTAACCTATCACCTGATGGAAGGCGGTGATGAGGAAAAGGGGCTGGACTATGCGATCAGGGCCGGAGAAAAGGCAAAAGAAACGTATGCCTGTCAGGATGCGATAGTTTATTACATCTATGCGCAGGAGATATTCGAAAAAAATAATGTCAGCTCGGCACTGTACATCAATCTCCTGGAAAATCTCGGGGAAAGCTACAGAATGATCGGCAAATTTCAGAAATCTCTTGAGATACTCAATTTATCTAATACTCTCATCCCTGAAACCGATCCTATTAGTAAAAGTAGAATTCTCAGCAAAATAGGCGATACATTATTTGAAAAGGGAGAACTGGAAAACAGCTTTCATATCCTGGAGCAGGCCCTAAGGCTGGTCGGAATAAGAATTCCTCAAAGTGAATTGTCGGTCAACCTGCACATAGCGGTAGAATTTGCACGGCAGATGCTGCATACATGGTTGCCAAATTTGTTCCTTCGGCACACCCCCTGCAGCAATCCATATAATATTACATCGTTGCGTATGCTGAACAAACTTTACCGGGGATATTCTTTTAATGACATGAAAAAAGGTATGTACTGCCATCTCAAGTCATTAAATCTGGCGGAACGAGCAGGCCCCTGTTCGGAGTTGACCTATGGCTATATTCTCGGAGGGATTATATGGTCCTTGCTCTCTTGGAGTACCAGGGCACTGAGAGATGCACGGAAAGGCCTGAAGATGACCCTTGAAACCGGCGACAAGTTACTGGAAGGAAGTGCATATTTCAGCTTAAGCGTTGTTCACTTTATGTGCAACAACACCCAGGAAGGTTTGAAATATTCTCAAAAAGGCATCTGGATGCTTAAAGGGCTAGGAGAATACTGGGATCTTGGCGCAGGTTATGTATTTAATATTCAATACAATATAATAACAGGAAGATTAAATGAAGCTATTTCGGTCAGTGAAGAATTCCTGACACTGGCAAAAGAAACGCAAGCACTGCAAAATCTGGGTTGGGCAATGTTGTTACGTGGAAAATCGCTTGCATTAATGGAAGAAGTGGGTGACGCTATCATCGAAGAAATGAAGAGGGCTATTTTACTTCTGGATCAAACAAATGACAAGGCAAACTTCCTTTTCGGTACGTCAATGCTCACTTCGGTATACTCACGAAAAGGAGAGTATCATAATACTCTCCAAGCTGCTGAAGAGACCTTTAAGCTGATACCGACCCATTATAGTTATGGTTCGTGGACATTAGAGCTATTCCCTGCCTGTGCCCAAGGATATCTCGACAGTCTGCGTAACATCAACAACCTTTCAGACCAACAGCAGCGAAAATATTTCAAACGAGCACGCTGGTTCTGCCATAATGCGTTACGAAGAAGCAAACGATTTAAGTTCATAGCCGGATGGGCGTACCAAGTAAATGGTACGTACTTCTGGCTTGTCGGCAAAAAGAACGAAGCTATCCGTTATTGGAAAACCGGCATACAATTTCTGCGTGAACAAACCGAGGATGCATATCGTCTCGGATATATCCTTATGGAATCAGGTTCTTTCCTAATCCAGGACACTGTCCCCGATCATCGAGAGAAGGCGAAGAAATATCTTGCGGAGGCCCAGAACCTGTTTAAGGATATTGGGGCAAAAGCAGACTATAAAAAAACGCTCGCGATAGCGGGAATCAAAGAACAACTTTCACTTGAGCAGGAGCCCTTTCACGAACAGGAAACAACACCACAACTGCAATTCAGTTCGGAAAGGAAAATTATGACCGCCTTGGAAACCAGTCGCTACCTCAGTTCTATCCTGGACCTAGACGAGCTGCTGGAAAAAATCATGGACAAAACCATAGAGCTGCTCGGGGCAGAAAAGGGTATATTGTTTCTCTATCCTGAGGATAGCAATCGATTGAAAGAGCTGGAAGTAAGAGTGGCTAGAAATGTAGAATGTATCGGCCCGGAAGACGATACTTTTTTTACAAGTCGTAGTATTGTCAAAAAAGTGGAACAGGAAAAAGTCCCTTTGATAATAGAGGATGCGGTTACGGATAATATCTTTCGAGAACAGGAAAGCGTCATCAACTACGGTATGCGCTCCGTCCTTTGTGTGCCGATACAGCACAGAAATACATTATTGGGAGTCATTTATCTGGACAACCGGATGATCAGTGGTCTGTTCAACAGAGAAGACCTATGGGTTCTGGAGCTGATCTCCAGTCAGGCCGCTGTTTCCATAGAAAATGCCCGTCTGTTCAAGCAGTCTGTTATGGACGCTTTGACGGGTATATATAATCGCGCCTATTTTGACAATTTTCTCCTGCATAGTACTGAGGAAGCTCTGCGGAACAACGGAAAATTAAGTTTACTGCTTATTGATGTAGATAAATTTAAAACATTCAACGACACTTTCGGGCATCAAATCGGTGATATTGTTTTAAAAACAGTAGCACAAAAAATTAAAAAAAGTATCCGCAAACATGATGTGGCGGCTCGTTACGGAGGGGATGAGTTTGCGGTCATTCTTCCTGAAACCGGCAGAGAAGAGGCCGGGCGAATCGGAGAGAAAATAAATAGAACTATCGATAAAAATAAAGTCATTCATGAGAGCGACAACGGAAAAGATATATTGCACATCACCGTCAGTATCGGTGTAGCGGAACTGGCTGGGAACGATAGAACCGAACTGGTGGAGAATGCGGATAAGGCATTATATAGAGTTAAGGAACTCGGTCGAAACTGTGTTGTAACATGGGAGTAA